The sequence ACCGCGCGTATCGACTATGCAGACGACGAGGGAACGCCGAGGCAGACGATCGTAACCGCGGGCCATGCAGACGACGCCCAAGTTCTCCCTGCTGCCGCTGTTGGTGATAGCGGCGCTGGTGCCTTCCAGAGAAGCCAAAATAGAGCAAGTGAAAAGAGCCTGTGTTGAAGGTGAGACTTTGTCTTTAACAACGGAACTGTTCTAGGGCTGGGCCGGACGACAGATGAGTGACCAGTGACGTAAATCAAGAGGTTGGGGGGATCAGGGAGgtctgaccccccttgtgttcaggccgGGGGGACACCCCTTGAAAGTGTCCCCCTTGAAatttatctttcaaacatcaTACAGACTGACGACTATGCAAGTCGAATGCATATTTTGATGTGGTCATTATAGTCACAGGTACAGAACATCTCGTATTCAACTTCTTTAACACCTGTTTATTATGTAGCGGTATCTGTGTTCAATACCCTAAGCTCTGTAAGACTGCGTGCTGAAACTGCAACTGCCATCAGGTGAGGTGTGAACACATGCTcgtttttatttcaaagcatgatatGAAATTTTGTATCATTAAAAATAAGACTTACATTTATAAGAGCAACATGGCCACCATAGCAAGATATATGTGTCCGCCCTTATGATTTTTTATAGATTTGCGCCACTGTCATTGACAAAGGTAATCACGCTCCCGTTCCCAGCAATAGTGAAAAAGCTAGAAACACTGATTGATGGATCATCTTCAACAACCAAGCTGAGTCTGCCTTTTTTGGGTTTTTTAAAGTCTTATATCCTATATGCAATTGATTATCATTTAACCCAAGTGGCGCCTCGAGCGCCCCCTGAAGGAACTACGAGCCAATCAGAATGACGTGATCGCTCGTGACGTAggaaaaagtattggagatatcGGTTTGTGGTATGGTCATTGTACACTAGTGGAGAACATATAATGGTTTCGCATGGTTCTAACAGAGCTACAGTTATAGCATGTAGCCATGCCAGTCAAGTTATAGCAGATCCCAATGTAATTATATCAGCTTCAGCGCGCACTTGCTTTTTTAAAGCTTATTGGTGAGTGCGAGCATCGGAAGGTAGGCTACGTCAAAGTCGGCCATTCCGAAACTATGAATTCGCTACTCAACAAATACATAcacagggaaaaaaacgaaaaaaaaatgtttgataGTGTTataaacacacgcgcacacaatcGCACAAAAGAGTGTGCACCGAAAGAAGAGTCAAGAACATGTAAGACGGCCACCCATCACATGTGTTAGAAGTGCACGCAATTAAGTATTTGTTGATGTTGTTTTATCAAGACGTGACAACCGTGAAGTCGGCCGTTAAAAATGAAACATATTGTTGTAAAGAACACACACATTAACACCATTTACAAGCAGTTGAAAAGGCTAGTTTCGACTATATTAAAAGACATAAGAGCACTAATATTTCCCTCCTTGCAGAATTTCTTGTGCAGATACATTATTTTTTTTCACCCGTAATTTTTTaaaggccttagatgccttatcgaacgtgaaaattgaccgtcggcgtcaatacgagtgatgcaaaaaatcaccatcacgtaatgacgtcacgttgaccaagcgacgacggcTTGTGATGACGTCAAATGGTGACGGCACAAgccatcgttgcttggtcaaaggtgggttgatcacggaggcagtgcagaaaccACGGTAGGCGCAAAAAAACCGTCGGAGGGTGGCGGCGAAGTGtcagtacattgactgagaaggaaaacGAGGTGGCTTTCGTGTTCCAGATAGGAGAACATACGAAACCCTatgagtttttcttttctttggtgaaCGCATATTTATTAACTCTTGTTTCTTTCGAAGCCCACTGTTTTAAAAATGTCACAAGCCTTTCAGCCGCTCTTCTGCAGCTcaccttccttcctttctttcttcttacgATAGAAGAAGGTTGCACACAAAAGCAAAGACACAAAACTAAACGCTGACACACACAGCACCGTACACATCAGCAAGGTCGTTAAGCGAACTTAGACAAGACGCCGCTTGGCGATAGCTTTACGACTTCTGATTCCGAGATCCTCCCCCCTTCTATTACTATACACGCCACGACTTCTAGAGAAATCTCTTAATTTTCGGGGAACCCTGCAGGCGCCGATCGGCCTCCCATTAACGAATCTACGCCATGGCACGCTGATAATTAAACTTGGCGCAGCACTTTGCGTCACGTTTCACGCAAATCATCACAGGGGGCGTTAATGAGTGGCTGCTTCtagggtagcatatacagtaactctagctgctTCTCGCTGACTGGTCGCTTTTtatcaatgtatgtatgtatgtatgtatgtatgtatgtatgtatgtatgtatatgtatgtatgtatgtatcaggcAAGTAgccacaaggggggggggggcactcgaaATTTTTGTGGTGGATGGTGTTTTACcgcaaataaataatgaaaatagatgttTTTTCTCGAACGGTGAAGgcattcagcaagtgccccccccccccccccaccgaaaaaattcctggctacgggcctggtatgtccgtacatatgtatgtatgtatgtatgtatgtatgtatgtatgtatgtatgtatgtatgtatgtacagtgggcatggaaagaaacgcgaacagtggcatccacattctctgctgtttcgcatttcttttcaagcagtTGTAGCCCGGATGGTGATGAAAAGCCACTAGAGTCGTCCATGACACAATAAAGAtccattctagcatctttttattgccaccaaggtcagagcgtgatgaaaacagcgcgctgagctgctcgcgtttctttccatccccctgtattCTTGTGTAATGTATGTATCGAAGCAGTTAAAGAACTGACACGAAACTTTTCCACTgccgttcgtgtgtgtgtgtgtgcgcgcgcgtgtgtgtcaaATGAAAGGTTAAGCCCTCAAGAGCCGAGAAAATAAGCTGGTAACCCTGAGTGCGCACTGAAAACTTAAGCACAGCATGTTCTTAAAAGCTAGTTACGGTTCCTACTATATACCATGACGTCAAGACACGTTAAGAGCTGCTGGTCACGTGCTCACGCATGATATTGTGACGTTTTCACGGCTCCATGGctgcgttggtgacgcacaagtgacCACATTTTTCAGCCAGTGacgtcatcgcaactagccatacttgtgcgtgaagtcaccagaattgacaatGTAGCCTGACAATACGCCAGCGCCAATTTCAGTATGTGAGCCGTGCGACAATTGACTTTGGAATCAAAATATTCTATAAGCATTTACTgatcttcacacttgctcaggGCCGTCTCTGtacacaggagatttgtatgacagaGTAAACCGATTCGAAAATCGGTGTCAGTACCACTTTCACGTGCTACGAACGGTGACACACGTAAGTTGTAATGTTGAGACTTTTTAGAAGAACTTGATGAGAAGACAGTGATGTGCGCattacaaaacacacacacacatacacgcatacatccatccatccatccatccacacatacatacgtacatcaggtccgtagccaggaattttttcgggggaagggggcctacttgctgaaaaccttgactattttgagaaaaacacctattttcattatttattttcgctaaaacaccatttctgatcaaaatttcgcccccccccccctctggctacgggcctatcatacatacatacatacatacatacatacatacatagtcgTCGGTAGGGCAGTAGTTTGTTGCAGTCACTATGTCGCGTCGTGGAGTCATTCGACCGCGCTGCGCCTTTTGTTAAAAAGTTTGAGGGCAGGTGGCGCCACATTCTCGgaaggccgcgccatttttctttCCTCGGACATGTTTTTCCAGGAAGAATTCGCGAGCGCCTTTTCACCCTCGTTCAATCGGCGCTGCAGCATTTCAATATATTGCTCCGCCTATTGAAACACTGAAACGGTGTTATGAAAAAAAGTTTCTCCTTCGCAAGTTGTATGTACGTAGCGCGGAGGAaggaaataactttttttttttcacttttgcatttcaTTCCATCTATCCGGAAGTTTATATCAGCGGTATACATTTTCGTATAAGTGCAATTAGCTCAACTCACCCGCTTATTGAACAATCCGGCGTACTGACTGTGAATCCAAATCAGGCAGAAGTTCAAGGGCGCATGGAAGCTTGAAGGGATGATAAATTCTTGAACACGCGGTGTCGCTGGAGTGGACGTTTCGACAACCGGCCTTGTCTTCTTctaggctgcaagttgcagccttgaagaagacaaggtcgcttgtcgaaacgtcggctccagctaCACCGCGTGTTCAAGAATTTATCATCTCTTCAAACTGAGTGCGAGCCAGCAATAAAATAAAACgagtaaacaaacaaataatgGATTCCATGACCACTCAAATGAAGCCACTAACTTCAAGGACATAAGCCAAGAACGGAGCATTTAGGTCAAGGAATGTTAAAGTACTGACCAATAGACACTTGATCTGTCAAACTGCTTGGACCATGATCGCGCCCTGGGAAGCAAGAACCGTGCTGCGAATGGTATTAACGATCTTCAATGTAGACAAGGCCTATAATAGACTGTTTGTGACCGACATTACTGTTCGTTTTCGTTGAGTTTGTTCGGTACTCAGCCAGTCACATGGTCATCTTTGTCTCCAAATGGATCAAAAATACCTGTACGGACTATCCGTGGTGTTGCGAGTGAAATTGACCgccggcgacgtcaacacgagtttTCTGCCCATTGCGATCGTGCCTGCGCACAgtgttttgtcttttctttttttcgttgttgcAGCTTAGATTGCTGACCTTATGAAATTGCCCACGATGTATACACATAACTTCAGCTGTCGGCCATGAGAGTCTAGCAGACATCAAGGGGATCAACTGCATTAATATAGACAAAAATATCCATCCGTTCGTCCATCCATTTAATTTAGGCCTTTAAAAGGGCTTGCGCGATATTTAGACGGTAGAGCACAATTAAGTGTCGCGTTCGATCTCACACCTTTGTTCTTATGGTTTCCTCTGTGCGATTTCAGTGGAAGTCGTGGCGGATAAGTGTGCCAGGAAGCACTACGACACTTACAAGGTGAGTGTACAGGCCTCATACAAGCGGGATTTGGATAAACTCACGATATGTTCAGTTTATCCGGCACGATATCACCATGGTCGTCATatattttatttaaaatattttcgTGAGAGAATTCAAGTCGGTTGAAGAGATCATGGATGTGGCGAACAATATATATGTTGTATATACGGTCAGTAATTGCGCACTGTAAtagtatttgctttttttttccctaaaCACTTTATACACGTCGTACTTGAAGTTGTATATTTCCTGTCACGATCTAGGTCGCACGGCAGTGGCGGTATCGGCCACGAATTAAAATATTGTGAATTAATATAGAACACGCGAAGCGGATCGTATACCAGTCGCATAGCTCACCAAGTTCTCTCAGCTCAATGACAGCGAAAAGGGTAATAAAAAAGATATGCGATTTTAAGGAGGTATCGTATAGTGTCGCTTTAACGGCCTCCTGTAATAATAGACTGCCTCAATATAAGGCGAGTTCAGAGGCGTTGCCATGACGTTTCCGCTTAGACAGAACAGACAGCTGTCCCCTTTGAACGCGCATGCATAAACGGTGCACTTTAATCCGCGACTAGCAGTTATGAGCGTTCGTCGCCAACCCGTGACGTCACGGTTGGTGTTCAATCAAAGCACTTTAATTGGTTCTAGAGCATTATATAGTTTCCAGCGGTGACGTACGTCATAAGTGAACACTCGTGACGTCACCAATCAAAGCTATTACCCGGAACAACTGAAGTACAAGCTCGCTGAAAACGGGTAACGTAACAAGTCTTCATCACGAAGAATCTTGTGACTTCGCTTCGCGGTTAAATGAAAAGCTCGAAgtcactatagtcggttacaacgtaagaataagtacaagctccgcccacagagATGCGGCGCGGTTGTCAATCACCTCTGTAAAGTTCGTCGTTCGTATACCTAGGATGTGACCTTTGGTtcagcagcgatgtcagaatctctgatgaaattcgccaggacgttcaagttttcgtCTTAAAACCAGGGACGCAAACATGTGCCTGTAGTGGAACACCAACCGTCTGAAACACGcgaaaagtgcttgacgtcacggaaatgaacgAATGTGATTGGATGGGACGTCTATGCAAATTATCTCTGGGTGGGACAGTGGTGGCAGTGGATGGAACTCGTATTTAGCCCTATAGGTCGTAACAGAGTATGGCCAGTGAAAATGGGGTCTCCACCACGCTCGCGTACTGTCGTGACTGACAGGTATGCAATCTTTCCGTGCACGCACCCAGTTGGACCACTCGAAGACGCAGCCGTTCGTGAAGAAATGTTTCTCCAACCGGGCGCACGTCACCGACCTGATGCTGGACTGCGCTGAACCCATGGCGGTACGTGGCACATTCAATCTCTCTTGCATGTAAAACGGTACTTCTGTTTCGACAACACGTACTGCAAATCGAAGAGCCCGAAAATATGACGACAAAGAACACTTCCCGCAGAAGCACAAAGAATTGCATGACAATGAAAGAACAAGGCGGGACACGGCGCTGTCAACTCGGTGTTTAACAGAGAaggaaatgcttttttttttatcacgtcaGCCACCTGTTTGATTTGCTGCGTCGATAGGATTGCGCgttcccctctcccttttcctTTGCGCGGTGCTGTACATATATATGTGATCACGTTCAATAAACACCGAgttgttagcgctgtgtcccatcTTGCTATATCGCCGGCCATGTGGTTCTTTGCGCGACTGCGTTAATTGTGTACTACCAACTAGTCCATTCTTTTGAACAAATAACAGGTATGGACACAGAACTAGTCGTTGAGACAACAACCAtaataacgacgacgaaaacaacaacaaccagGGATACTACTGTGGATATCGTCGAATCACCTCCATATTGCCCGAGTTCTGAAATGCgagcattttaagccaatcagagggGTTGTAGTAGCTTTCTTGGCCAATAAAAAGCTGACTATAATAGAGGCCTAGTTTCCCAATATTTCTAAGGGTGTTATATGCAGTGGTTTGATGGTTCCAAGCAAGTTCAGGGGAAGCTGGAGACAGAGTGAGGCTAGACTGAAGGGATGAGACACACACAGCAAATCGGCGATTCACTTTGTTGAAGAGTGTTCACTATGTTGAAAAAGTGAatataacccgccacggtggtctagcggtgacccgaaggtcgcggggtcgaatcccggccgcgtttcgatagaggcgaaatgcttgaggcccgtgtacttagatttaggtgcacgttaaagaaccccaggtggtcgaatcttccggagcccttcactacggcgtccctcataatcatatcgtgcttttggggcgtaaaacaccaacaattactaTTTAAAAGTGAGCATACATACATGTACACCACATCTGTGGCGAACTGAAGtaacctgtctttttttttttcttattgttccTGGCGGGCGCTGGGTTTCCGCAGCTGGGCATCTTTATGACTTGCAGCGTGGATGCCGTCCAAGACAGTTCGGTAAGTGTGACTGCCCAACCGGCGTTAGAAATTTatcaggcgaaagccttggacgcCTCATCGAACGCGTTAAGTGACTGTCGacgtcgtcatcatgacgtgacgtTACGTGAGGGCGTCACCAcatatcatcgcttggtcaaaggtgggccgatcccagaggcactgcaaaaccacgatGGATGCAGAAAGCTCAGAGTAGAGTACATCCTTGTATCCCTGGCACACACCCACATTTGGGAATTGGCCGTGATCCGGGTAGCTTTAAAAATAATTCTTAAATTATACTGTCTATtaagaagaaataaaaattaaacaaaatttgAACACATTAGCATTAGATAAATAGGAAAATACGAATATAAGTTATAAAGCGGACTATTTGAACAAAgataaagaaggtggctttcgccttccagtcgtttgatgcaaatgcataagggacgtgCGACTTTCTTGAAGCGAATATAGGTTTCTTGGGGGTGACGCTTAAAGTTAGACTGTTCCCACCCAAACTGGACTATCATCGTCGATGGTCCCTGCAAAAAGAATGGCAATGCAGGTGGTCCCTGCGAAATACTTCCTGCGTTGACGGGCCGACGGTCAGAGTATGAAAAAGCAAAAATAtgcccgttttccactccggttCGGCATATCTAAACGCTCACGTCTCGCGCTTGACGCAGTTCGCGTGTACCGCCGTTGGCAAAATGTGATAACAAGCAGACACCCTGACGTTCCTACGTCGCTAATACGAAAGTTAAACGACTTGCGAGTGAAAAAAAGGCAGCGTATCCAACGAGCCCTGTTTTAAACTCCATGTGCTGCGAAGGCTCGTGCCCTCGTGCCGCGGCCTCCGCGAGTGGCTCCAGCTGCGCGCCGTTGCTCTCgagctgccggagctaatcgtggaTGCCACTGGTCGTATGTAGTCCTTCACCCAGCGCTCAAAGGCCCACAGCGCGACGCGTCTTTCTCAGCCCACCAAATTTCTGTGACGTGGTAGGCGATTAACGATAAGTTTTGACCGAACTTATGTAAGAGGCTTTTGTTAACTGACTGTAACGAAGTCCAGACGGTAGATGAATCAACAGGCCGCAAGAAAATCAGAAGGGAATGATGTCTGGGAGTGGAAAGCAGAATAGTCACACCTCGCCCGAACGCCAGAAAACGCTTTAGTGACGTCACATCCATCACGGAAAAGACGCAATTCTTCGTGGTGCCAAGCACAAAATACGTTTTAAAAAAGCCTCCGCACCATGGAAGTTAtaccgagcggacggtcgccaatagacagacacagccccgagcaaaagctgcttcgcatctaaaatcgagCAGCGCAAGACTGACCAAAGCGACTTCCGCGAGTCATAGGCGCGATGTAAACGTGCCCTAAACGCCATTTGAATTTGACTAAAGTCGTTTATGCCTTCCGTAGTGTGTGTACTTACTGGCTTAGCTTTCTCTCCGGATAACCGCAATCTGCATCTGGCTAACGCAGGGCAAAGACAAGCGAGATCCGGACTTCCTGCAACGCACCAAGGCTTACAAGGTACGCAGACACATGTATTTGCATAGTAGGGTACGAGAGACCGACATGGACTGATAGATTACGACATAATAACATACGCGTCAGTTTCATCACAATTAACATCAATTTTTCGAAGCTGCGTTtatactctgccatacaaatctactGTACGCAGAGACGgctgtgagcaagtgtgaagctcagtaaatgctgatattttgacattaaaagttcattttcgcatggcgcacctacggACAGCGACACTATTGTGACGTCAAACGCTAGCTAGTGTTAATACCGGTGACTTCACGCACAAGTATGACGTGTGATGACGCCAGGtcccaaaacattcaaaatggccattCGTGCGTCGCCAACGGAGCTGCCGTGAAAACGTCACATCTTGAGCGAtgtcataccgtgttgtgacgtcagggtatagTAGGAGCCAAAactagctttaaaaaaaaaaaaaaaaaaaggtgtaattATTTTTTTCAGAGTGCACTCATGCCTACTGGCACATTCTTAAGGCTCTCGATGGTTTGGCgcttcatttgacgcaaaataaaggggggggggaggtggcagctacgcactagtggcgcAGCTCCGatgtaaaaaaaaactatttttgtgtcagtaccatTTAAAGAAACTGAAATGGAACATTAAGGTCAcctaacttttctttttttcctcgtgtGGATCGCAGGCGTGCATGACGAACAGACTACAGGGCACGGTGCCGGCGGAGACGGACCCATACGAGTTCGACAAGAATCGCAAGAAAATGTCACGCCGACTCGCGGACCCCTCCGGGGAAGGCCTATTCAACAAAGTGTTTTCCCACTACGCACACGACTCACTCTTTCTCAGTTCTGCTGCCTCTGCGATTTCAAGCAGCGTGTCTGAAAAATCAgtgtcgccgcaagggcgaattaATGAAAACGCTAGCGACAAATTGGTATGTCATACGAAGATAGGCTAgcagctcttttggatccgatctcggtcaagtctacaaaacgctggtttaagcgaatacggccgctccagggagcgaagtggttttcgtgctgtctgtcgtctcaacgcgaagcgagCGACGAGCACAGCCGTATACGAGCAGTCTGTCGATAGCGAgcgctcgcgaccacgcccttatatcaaagttcgcagttgctgctccagCGACGCAGCCCCTCCCCCAGCCATTTGGCgacccttcatgctccttcgcacGACGAAAGATGGCCGGGGTGTTTCCCCATCTGCTTAGAGCCATAGactgcaggcctcgcacgcgtgTTGATGTAATCGATTTGGAATTTTTAaggaacgtgacggcgacggcaaaaactagcCGAGTGTCCATAAACTGCTCTGGTCCTTGCCCCATGCGGCATATACCGCACATTCGGGCGGTGAGAAAGTGTTTGGTGCATGCACTTTAGCGAAAACTGCTAGAAAGTACGCTTGTGAGATTCTGGTTTCTTGAAATAATTGGAGGAAACTTGCGTtcatgaaggaaggaaaaaaaactacCGCAGAGCGTCACATGACTCCGCCAGCCTCGTCCCCTCCCGACCAGTGCTTCCTGGGTAGGattaggcatagagtttcctaaaatgacctagagggaactctggcgctgcgatcgttcagccaccatgggaatgatgagtagtacacggatttgcctagtcttcgtgcttgtgggcttcgaacgcacttgtggctttgtttattgctacgttttggttttctttcggataaaagaatggatcgttgtgaacttcgtgaccagatttgaatcggtgagcctaaagaagttaaagtggtgaagtgaaactgctgatttttgctgaacttcgttttgcgacaaagcggacgcaggcgacgcggagccaaatggagccgaaagaacgaagtttagacaaatccgtgtactacccatgattcccatgctggctgaagcgcgatgcattgcagctcccatagacactagcgccagagttccctctagtaagtattgtaggaaactctatgggattAGGCCCCCGTAACCAAAGCGCGCCGTTCAGCGTTTTATGATTAGGCTTCAcgattgtcacgtgacgctcccttcTTGCTTTCTGCTTCCTCCATGGCTGTGATCGACGAGCTACCGCAGGAAGGAAGGTCCCTGTAGTACAACTCGGTTGGAGccttgaagacaagaccacttgcccaAACGTTGGCTCCAGGGACACCACGAGTTCCAAGAATTTTCAACCTCTTCAACCTTTCATCTTCCACTGAACTGCCTTATTCACATAAAAAATGCAGGTGCACTGTACAAAGTACCACAAACTGAAAGTGTGCGGCACACACTGAGCAAGCCTTCTTTCGCAACAAGATGTGAAACAAAATTATTGTAGCTCAGCACGGAACATTCACCCGTCTTGGCAAAGGCATGACAGATTCCACTTTCAGCAAGTATCCGATTCAGTATGAAACAAACTATAGTAGCTCAGCACAGAACATGCACCTGTCTTTGTAAAGGCATGACAGATTCCACTTCCAGTAAGTATAGAAATGATTCCATATGTAACAAACTATTGTACGACAGCATGGAACATCCACCTGTCTTGGCAAAGGCATATGACAGATTCCACCTGCAGTATCAGTGTGATTCGACCATAGTTAAGTGCGAACGAATTCTATTTCAATGGTAAGCTTGGATTCTTGCCTTGGCAAAGGCAGTGTATGTGGTAGAGAAGCTGGAGTTCTGACAGCAGGGTCCAATTTGAAATGTCATGTAAAAACGCAGTGCTTTGCACATTCCCAAGTTATGGCGTACAAAGCACAAGTGAGGGCCCCTGTATAGGGACACTACAGAGAATAAGTTTCCCGTATTCGTAAACTGAAATTTTACGACCCCAAAAGTACCACTTTTACCAAGAGAATAAGCTTAGCAAGGGAGAAAAGGCGCGAAAATAAAGTCTACGTGGTGACGAAACCTGGAAGTTCCCACACTAGTTCATCACAACATCAGAGTTTGACAGTGTATGCTAGGGCCTACGTTAATTTACGCTGTGTTCAAGAAATCCAATGTCTTACCAAACATGCGGAAAAAATGCGCAAGACCGAAATATGCGACATCAAACTGGTTACACTACTGCAGTTTCAACGCGAAATTCAAAAACGAAACTGACCATTTCCCTTTCTAATTgccctataggcgatgcgcaaagcgccgacgacgccatctgccgccacggctcggaagcgctgaggggtcccggcgagcagtgttcccgcgagcgtctacgcgagtgcacggatggatgtgttttcgtcgcgACTTAACGACTCTGtagggcctcagcgatgtcgaaaaataactgctgcgttgtcggctgctcaaacacacacaaaaaatcgcaggaacgcacttctacaggtttccggtgctatttcatgagcgagagcgacggcggcggtggactgcggctgtacgacgtagaaagtaagcaatcgcgctttgtttacggcagtgttagaacgattaccgtatttttaggggcgaagctccttaag comes from Rhipicephalus sanguineus isolate Rsan-2018 chromosome 7, BIME_Rsan_1.4, whole genome shotgun sequence and encodes:
- the LOC119400924 gene encoding uncharacterized protein LOC119400924, yielding MQTTPKFSLLPLLVIAALVPSREAKIEQVKRACVEVEVVADKCARKHYDTYKLDHSKTQPFVKKCFSNRAHVTDLMLDCAEPMALGIFMTCSVDAVQDSSGKDKRDPDFLQRTKAYKACMTNRLQGTVPAETDPYEFDKNRKKMSRRLADPSGEGLFNKVFSHYAHDSLFLSSAASAISSSVSEKSVSPQGRINENASDKLVCHTKIG